The stretch of DNA ATGTACTCAATTGCCTTTTCTTTAACTAAGTCTTCTAAGCTTGCAGCGTTTACATGATCGATCTTACGCATGGCATTAGCCACCGCATGTGCAACATCGTTAAAAGGTTGCGCATGACCACTACCAAGATTAAAAATGCCACTAATTTCAGGGTGATCTAAAAAGTATAGGTTAACCTTAACCACATCCTCTACCGAGACAAAGTCGCGGCTTTGCTCACCAGCAGCATAACCACCGTACTCACCAAACAGCTTCACCTGACCATTGACCTTGTACTGGTGATATTGATGAAAGGCTACCGAAGCCATACGACCTTTATGCGATTCTCTCGGTCCGTATACATTGAAGTAACGAAAACCCACTACCTGTGCAGTATTAGACTTGTCAGCAAAACGCTTACGCATTACTTGATCAAACAAAAACTTTGAGTAACCATAAATATTGAGTGGCTTCTCATGTTCGCGACTCTCGACAAATACATCGGAGCCCCCATAGGTTGCTGCTGATGAAGCATATAACAGTTGTACTTTTTGCTCCGTACAAATATCGAGGAGATCCATGGTGTAACGAAAGTTATTCGCCATCATGAAAATTCCATCTGTTTCCATCGTGTCTGAACAAGCCCCCTCATGAAACACTGCCTTAATCTTACCCAATCTACCGCTTCTGAATGCCTCTAAAAACTCATCTTTATCTAAATAGTCAATGATGTCTAAATCAGCGAGGTTGCGATATTTGTCCGCAGGTCGCAAATCATCTACAGCAATGATATTTTTTTCACCACGAGCATTAAGCGCCTGAACAATATTGGCACCAATAAATCCAGCGGCACCGGTTACGATAATCGTCATTGCAATTCCTCTGAAGTCACTGTGGCAGTACCCAATTTTCCGACCACAATACTACCCGCACGATTGGCTAGCGCCATCGATTTTTCTAATGGCCACTGGGCCGCTAAAGCGACTGCTAGCGTAGCAATCACCGTATCACCAGCCCCAGATACGTCAAACACTTCGCGTGCCTGCGCCTTGACATGACTAACGCCTGCCTCGGTATAAAGGCTCATCCCCTCTTCAGAGCGCGTCAATAACAAGGCCTCAAGATCTAAAGATCGACGTAGAGCCTGCGCTTTTTGGGTAAGCTCTTCTTCGCTTGCCCATCGGCCAACAACTTGACGCAGTTCACTGCGATTTGGAGTTAGCACGGTAGCCCCACGATATTTAGCGTAGTCGTCACCCTTAGGGTCAACTAAGATCATTTTCTTCTGAGCACGCGCCTGTTTAATCATGAAAGCCACCTGACCTAGCGCGCCTTTGCCATAGTCAGACAAAATGACAACATCCGCATCACCTACTAGCTTTTCGTATCGCTCTAATTTATGGGCTAAGGCTGCCTCACTAGGCGCCTCCTCAAAATCTAAGCGAATCAGCTGCTGCTGCCTAGCAATTACTCTTAACTTAACAGTCGTTGGAACCTTGGGATCGATTTCTAGCTGGCTATCGACATCGCTCGATTGTAGTAATTCGGCAATGCGCTTGCCTGCCTCATCATCACCTACTAAACCCAAGATAGTGGTCTGAGCACCTAGCGCAGCTACGTTTCGGGCAACGTTGGCGGCTCCACCTAAGCGCTCATCTATCTTACCCACTTGAACCACTGGCACCGGTGCTTCTGGTGAAATGCGACTGGTATCGCCAAACCAATAGCGATCTAGCATTACGTCACCTACCACCAGTAATCGGGCTTTAGAAAATTGTTCTGGGTTTGCTTTTTCCACGGGGTAACTTATTTTTTTCTGAATATTCACTAAATATGGATGGATTAATTATGACGGCCAATACCCTGATACTCAATACCTAATTCTTGCATAGCTTGAGGCTCATAGAGATTTCTACCATCGAAAATAATGGGGCTCTTTAATTTGGCCTTCATCAGATCAAAATCTGGACTTCTAAATGCTTTCCACTCCGTCACAATGACCAAAGCATCACAACCATCCGCAGCAGACATTGGGTCATCAATCAAGGAGACTCTTTTCAAGCCATCTGGATTACCTTCAAAGTCCATTTCCAGGCAATGCAGAGCTTCTGGCATCGCAACTGGGTCATGAGCTACTATATGGGCGCCACGCTTGACTAACTCTTGAATAATGACTCGGCTTGGCGCTTCACGCATATCGTCAGTATTGGGCTTAAATGCCAACCCCCACAAAGCAAACTTTTTTCCCGAAAGATCTTTACCAAAGCGTTTTTCAATCTTCTCGACCAAAATATATTTCTGAGCTTGATTGACCGCTTCGACAGCATCTAGAATTTTGAGGTCTCTGCCGTACTCAGCCGCTGTTTTACTAAGAGCCAATACATCCTTTGGAAAGCATGAGCCTCCATAACCTGTACCTGAATACAAAAACCCATGACCAATACGAGAATCTGAGCCAATGCCTTGGCGTACAGCT from Polynucleobacter sp. TUM22923 encodes:
- the rfaD gene encoding ADP-glyceromanno-heptose 6-epimerase encodes the protein MTIIVTGAAGFIGANIVQALNARGEKNIIAVDDLRPADKYRNLADLDIIDYLDKDEFLEAFRSGRLGKIKAVFHEGACSDTMETDGIFMMANNFRYTMDLLDICTEQKVQLLYASSAATYGGSDVFVESREHEKPLNIYGYSKFLFDQVMRKRFADKSNTAQVVGFRYFNVYGPRESHKGRMASVAFHQYHQYKVNGQVKLFGEYGGYAAGEQSRDFVSVEDVVKVNLYFLDHPEISGIFNLGSGHAQPFNDVAHAVANAMRKIDHVNAASLEDLVKEKAIEYIPFPEALKGKYQCFTQADLTKLRAAGYSEPFLNVEQGVSRYITWLSANADFLASPLS
- the rfaE1 gene encoding D-glycero-beta-D-manno-heptose-7-phosphate kinase; this encodes MEKANPEQFSKARLLVVGDVMLDRYWFGDTSRISPEAPVPVVQVGKIDERLGGAANVARNVAALGAQTTILGLVGDDEAGKRIAELLQSSDVDSQLEIDPKVPTTVKLRVIARQQQLIRLDFEEAPSEAALAHKLERYEKLVGDADVVILSDYGKGALGQVAFMIKQARAQKKMILVDPKGDDYAKYRGATVLTPNRSELRQVVGRWASEEELTQKAQALRRSLDLEALLLTRSEEGMSLYTEAGVSHVKAQAREVFDVSGAGDTVIATLAVALAAQWPLEKSMALANRAGSIVVGKLGTATVTSEELQ